A stretch of the Agromyces larvae genome encodes the following:
- the poxB gene encoding ubiquinone-dependent pyruvate dehydrogenase, producing MSFTVAELIVETLKSAGVRRVYGLPGDSLNGLSDALRRTRDVDWMHVRHEEAAAFAAAGEAAVTGGLAVAAASCGPGNLHLVNGLFDAQRSRVPVLVIAAHIPSSEIGTAYFQETHPQELFRECSVFSELVSTPDQLPHVLDIAIRTAIERRGVAVLVVPGDVLVAQTARPHAFPPIRPSRSSTRPSDGELDAAANALDRAERVTILAGAGCAGARDELIALARRLQAPIVHALRGKEHVEPDNPYDVGMTGLLGVASGYHAMQACDTLLIVGTDFPYREFYPEHATVVQIDVRGEQIGRRTKVDVALVGTAKETLAALSSRVRAESDPAHLDHARRDYAAAREGLDRLADADHDRTPLHPQFVARTIDEIAADDAVFIPDVGTPVIWAARYLRMNGRRRLIGSFNHGSMANAVPHAIGVQASQPGRQVVTLSGDGGLAMMLGDLLTLRQLQLPVKVVVFNNGSLGFVELEMKAAGYVNFGTELANPNFAEVARALGMHGSRVEHPRDLEAALRTAFAHEGSALVEVMVARQELALPPAIRGAQVEGFALYATRSILSGRADELIELVRTNVTRRVFS from the coding sequence ATGTCGTTCACGGTCGCCGAACTCATCGTCGAGACGCTGAAGAGCGCCGGAGTGCGTCGGGTGTACGGCCTGCCCGGCGACTCGCTGAACGGGCTCAGCGACGCGTTGCGCCGGACCCGCGACGTCGACTGGATGCACGTCCGCCACGAGGAGGCCGCCGCGTTCGCCGCGGCGGGGGAGGCAGCGGTGACCGGGGGGCTGGCCGTCGCGGCGGCGAGCTGCGGACCGGGGAACCTGCACCTCGTGAACGGACTGTTCGACGCGCAGCGCTCCCGGGTGCCGGTGCTCGTCATCGCCGCGCACATCCCGTCGAGCGAGATCGGCACCGCCTACTTCCAGGAGACGCACCCGCAGGAACTGTTCCGCGAGTGCAGCGTCTTCTCCGAGCTCGTCTCGACGCCCGACCAGCTTCCGCACGTCCTCGACATCGCCATTCGCACCGCGATCGAGCGGCGCGGCGTCGCCGTGCTCGTCGTGCCCGGCGACGTACTCGTCGCGCAGACCGCACGGCCGCACGCGTTCCCCCCGATCAGACCGAGCCGCTCGAGCACCCGGCCGAGCGACGGCGAACTCGACGCCGCCGCGAATGCGCTCGACAGGGCGGAGCGGGTGACGATCCTCGCCGGCGCCGGGTGCGCCGGCGCCCGCGACGAGCTGATCGCCCTCGCACGTCGACTGCAGGCCCCCATCGTGCACGCGCTGCGCGGCAAGGAGCACGTCGAACCCGACAATCCCTACGACGTCGGCATGACCGGTCTGCTCGGCGTGGCGTCGGGATACCACGCCATGCAGGCGTGCGACACGCTGCTCATCGTCGGCACCGACTTCCCGTACCGCGAGTTCTATCCCGAGCACGCGACCGTCGTCCAGATCGACGTGCGCGGCGAACAGATCGGCCGGCGCACCAAGGTCGACGTCGCGCTGGTCGGAACCGCGAAGGAGACACTGGCGGCCTTGTCGTCGCGCGTGCGGGCCGAATCCGACCCCGCGCACCTCGATCACGCACGCCGCGACTACGCGGCCGCCCGCGAGGGTCTCGACCGGCTGGCCGACGCGGACCACGACCGGACGCCCCTGCACCCGCAGTTCGTCGCGCGCACCATCGACGAGATCGCCGCCGACGACGCGGTCTTCATCCCGGATGTCGGGACCCCCGTGATCTGGGCGGCCCGATACCTGCGCATGAACGGACGACGGCGGCTGATCGGCTCGTTCAACCACGGCAGCATGGCGAACGCCGTGCCGCACGCGATCGGCGTGCAGGCATCGCAGCCCGGCCGGCAGGTGGTCACGCTCTCGGGCGACGGCGGTCTGGCGATGATGCTGGGCGACCTGCTCACGCTCCGGCAACTGCAGCTTCCGGTGAAGGTCGTCGTGTTCAACAACGGGTCGCTCGGTTTCGTCGAGCTCGAGATGAAGGCGGCCGGATACGTGAACTTCGGCACCGAGCTCGCGAACCCGAACTTCGCCGAGGTCGCACGCGCGCTCGGGATGCACGGCAGCCGGGTGGAGCATCCCCGCGACCTGGAAGCAGCGCTGCGCACGGCGTTCGCACACGAGGGCAGCGCACTCGTCGAGGTCATGGTGGCCCGGCAGGAGCTGGCGCTGCCACCCGCCATCCGCGGAGCCCAGGTCGAGGGCTTCGCGCTGTACGCCACCCGGAGCATCCTCTCGGGTCGGGCCGACGAGCTCATCGAACTCGTCCGAACCAACGTCACACGAAGGGTCTTCTCATGA
- a CDS encoding SDR family NAD(P)-dependent oxidoreductase: MTNAPIALVTGADRGLGFATARLLARRGLTVLLGSRDAAKGEQAGFALRREGLTARPLMIDVTDDASVQAAASRIDLDHGRLDVLVNNAGVLVRRPALEVTADDMRLEFETNVFGLVRVVHGMLPLLRRAAEPRIVNVSSDSASFANTADPDSMFGRSHESFAYSATKAAVNMLTLKYAHAFSDDPALQHVKINAVTPGYTATDLNGFRGTKTAEEGATAAVHWATVAAEGATGGFFDESGRVPW, encoded by the coding sequence GTGACGAACGCACCGATCGCGCTCGTGACCGGCGCCGACCGAGGGCTCGGGTTCGCGACTGCTCGCCTGCTCGCCCGACGCGGCCTCACCGTGCTGCTCGGCAGCCGCGACGCGGCGAAGGGCGAGCAGGCCGGCTTCGCGCTCCGACGCGAGGGACTGACGGCCCGGCCGCTGATGATCGACGTCACGGACGACGCCTCGGTGCAGGCCGCAGCCAGTCGGATCGACCTCGACCACGGCCGACTGGACGTGCTGGTGAACAACGCCGGCGTCCTCGTCCGACGGCCGGCGCTCGAGGTGACGGCGGACGACATGCGGCTCGAGTTCGAGACGAACGTGTTCGGTCTGGTGCGCGTCGTGCACGGGATGCTCCCGCTCCTGCGCCGCGCGGCCGAGCCCCGCATCGTCAACGTGTCCAGCGACTCGGCCAGCTTCGCGAACACGGCCGATCCGGACTCGATGTTCGGCCGGTCGCACGAGTCCTTCGCCTACTCGGCGACGAAGGCGGCGGTGAACATGCTGACGCTGAAGTACGCGCACGCGTTCAGCGACGACCCCGCGTTGCAGCACGTGAAGATCAACGCGGTCACACCCGGCTACACCGCCACCGACCTCAACGGGTTCCGTGGAACGAAGACCGCCGAGGAGGGCGCGACGGCCGCGGTGCACTGGGCGACCGTCGCCGCCGAGGGCGCGACCGGCGGGTTCTTCGACGAGTCCGGGCGCGTGCCGTGGTGA
- a CDS encoding helix-turn-helix transcriptional regulator: protein MAAFMSSTARNRGAVRGLVGRERECEELSGLVDRVRSGDSRTLVLRGEAGIGKTALLDYLGEQAAGSGCLVVESAGVESEMELAYAGLHQLCLPLLHHLDLIPVRQREALDTVFGAAGGDTPDRFLVGLAVLSLISESARHRPVICIVDDAQWLDEASVQTLAFTARRLQAEGVGMVFAEREPAVAPELHDLPELAVAGLTDQHASTLLASALPGPIDARVRDRIIAETGGNPLALLQLPHRLTPEQVAGGFGFAGTGALTRQLEESFRRRLAPLPAATRRLLIIAAAEPGQDAAVIWKAAAQLGVTMRDAEPAVADGLIDLTGLVRFCHPLARSTVYRSSLADERRAAHRALAEATDADADPERRAWHRAQATSGLDEAVAAELHRSAGLAAARGGQAAAAAFLERAAELTPDPRRRAERALLAARAKFDAGAPERALRLLAIARAGLADERSRALVDLLHAQIISRLEPGQGAPLLDAAKRLDPIDSDLARDTYRDAFYAAQVAGQLARNGGTLRDAATTRIAEHRDPPANTHDLLLDGVALTVARDHSAGAPLLRDAVAEFRRRELDSDASYAWLPFVTLVAFGTWDEQSAHEVCARLIALARERGAFSVLPTALMLGVGYEIFGGDLATAATLAEECDLIREATTIPKPPYGLLMVAAFRGDAERVDAIIDAERLQATDRGEGQWLTATGWAEAVVNNGLGRYDLALAAAERAVEPPNELALVNWAKVELIEAAARSGRPERAATAMRHLADMSEACGTPWVLGVAARSRALLASPDAAESDHVSAIEHLQRTRLRTEQARSHLVYGEWLRRQGRRTDAREQLRNAHDLFDEIGAHAFADRARRELAATGETVRRRTPDTQLDLTQQEAQIARLAANGDTNPQIATQLFISPRTVEWHLGKIFAKLGITSRRELETALRRGAVAPGR from the coding sequence GTGGCAGCCTTCATGAGCTCCACCGCGAGGAATCGCGGCGCCGTGCGCGGCTTGGTCGGGCGCGAGCGCGAGTGCGAAGAGCTCTCCGGGCTGGTCGACCGGGTTCGCAGCGGCGACAGCCGGACGCTGGTGCTTCGTGGCGAGGCCGGTATCGGCAAGACGGCGCTGCTCGACTACCTGGGCGAACAGGCCGCCGGCTCCGGATGCCTCGTCGTCGAGTCGGCGGGTGTGGAATCCGAGATGGAGCTCGCGTACGCCGGCCTGCATCAGCTCTGCCTTCCGCTGCTGCACCACCTGGACCTCATTCCGGTGCGCCAGCGTGAGGCGCTCGACACGGTGTTCGGCGCGGCCGGCGGCGACACCCCCGATCGCTTCCTCGTCGGGCTCGCGGTGCTGAGCCTCATCTCGGAGTCGGCCCGGCACCGCCCGGTGATCTGCATCGTCGACGACGCGCAGTGGCTGGACGAGGCATCCGTTCAGACGCTCGCGTTCACGGCGCGGCGGTTGCAGGCGGAAGGCGTCGGCATGGTGTTCGCCGAGCGCGAGCCGGCCGTCGCACCCGAGCTGCACGATCTGCCCGAGCTCGCCGTCGCGGGGCTGACCGACCAGCACGCGAGCACGTTGCTCGCCTCGGCCCTGCCGGGGCCGATCGACGCGCGCGTACGGGATCGGATCATCGCCGAGACGGGTGGGAACCCGCTCGCTTTGCTCCAGCTGCCGCATCGGCTCACCCCCGAGCAGGTCGCCGGCGGATTCGGATTCGCGGGAACCGGCGCGTTGACGAGACAGCTCGAGGAGAGCTTCCGCCGTCGACTCGCCCCGCTGCCGGCCGCGACACGTCGCCTGCTGATCATCGCCGCAGCGGAACCCGGTCAGGACGCCGCGGTCATCTGGAAGGCGGCCGCGCAGCTCGGCGTCACGATGCGAGACGCCGAACCGGCCGTGGCCGACGGCCTCATCGACCTGACCGGGCTCGTTCGCTTCTGCCATCCATTGGCTCGCTCGACCGTCTACCGGAGCTCGCTCGCGGACGAGCGCCGGGCCGCCCATCGCGCGCTCGCCGAGGCCACGGATGCCGACGCGGATCCCGAGCGGCGCGCGTGGCATCGAGCCCAGGCGACCTCCGGGCTCGACGAAGCCGTCGCCGCCGAGTTGCACCGATCGGCCGGCCTCGCGGCGGCGCGCGGCGGGCAGGCTGCTGCCGCGGCGTTCCTCGAGCGTGCGGCCGAGCTCACCCCCGACCCCCGGCGCCGAGCCGAGCGGGCGCTGCTCGCCGCCCGGGCGAAGTTCGATGCCGGCGCCCCCGAACGAGCGTTGCGTCTGCTCGCCATCGCGCGTGCCGGCCTCGCCGACGAGCGGAGCCGCGCGCTCGTGGATCTGCTCCACGCGCAGATCATCAGCCGCCTCGAACCCGGTCAGGGGGCGCCGCTGCTGGACGCCGCGAAGCGGCTCGACCCGATCGATTCCGATCTCGCTCGCGACACGTATCGCGACGCCTTCTACGCCGCCCAGGTCGCCGGACAGCTCGCGCGGAACGGCGGCACCCTCCGCGACGCCGCGACGACTCGGATCGCCGAGCACCGGGATCCGCCGGCGAACACGCACGATCTGCTCCTCGACGGCGTCGCGCTGACGGTCGCCCGCGACCACTCGGCGGGTGCGCCGCTGCTGCGCGATGCCGTCGCGGAGTTCCGACGTCGAGAACTCGATTCGGATGCCTCGTACGCCTGGTTGCCGTTCGTGACCCTGGTCGCGTTCGGCACCTGGGATGAGCAGAGCGCGCACGAGGTGTGCGCGCGCCTCATCGCGCTCGCCCGGGAGCGGGGCGCCTTCTCGGTGCTGCCGACCGCGCTGATGCTCGGCGTCGGCTACGAGATCTTCGGGGGCGACCTCGCGACGGCCGCGACCCTGGCCGAGGAGTGCGATCTGATCCGCGAGGCCACCACCATTCCGAAGCCGCCGTACGGCCTGCTGATGGTCGCGGCCTTCCGCGGCGATGCCGAGCGCGTGGACGCGATCATCGACGCCGAACGGCTTCAAGCGACCGACCGCGGCGAAGGGCAGTGGCTGACCGCGACCGGGTGGGCGGAGGCCGTCGTGAACAACGGTCTCGGCCGCTACGACCTCGCGCTCGCGGCAGCGGAACGCGCGGTCGAGCCGCCGAACGAGCTGGCCCTCGTCAACTGGGCGAAGGTCGAGCTGATCGAGGCGGCCGCGCGGAGCGGGCGACCGGAACGCGCCGCCACGGCGATGCGACACCTCGCCGACATGTCCGAGGCCTGCGGCACGCCCTGGGTACTCGGCGTCGCCGCACGATCTCGGGCGCTGCTCGCATCGCCCGATGCTGCGGAATCCGACCACGTGTCCGCCATCGAGCACCTGCAGCGCACACGCCTGCGCACCGAGCAGGCGCGTTCCCACCTGGTCTACGGCGAATGGCTCCGTCGGCAGGGCCGTCGTACCGATGCGCGGGAACAGCTCCGCAACGCGCACGACCTGTTCGACGAGATCGGCGCCCACGCATTCGCCGACCGGGCACGGCGTGAGCTGGCGGCAACCGGCGAGACCGTCCGTCGGCGAACGCCGGACACGCAGCTCGACCTCACCCAGCAGGAGGCGCAGATCGCCCGGCTCGCCGCGAACGGGGACACCAACCCGCAGATCGCGACGCAACTGTTCATCAGTCCGCGCACCGTCGAGTGGCACCTCGGCAAGATCTTCGCCAAGCTCGGCATCACGTCGCGGCGAGAGCTCGAGACCGCACTCCGTCGCGGTGCCGTCGCACCGGGCCGATAG
- a CDS encoding VOC family protein, with amino-acid sequence MDMKLESIVLPVADVDRTTAYYEALGWRVDAAERADGLPIVQVTPPGSACSVVFGVGLAAGAAGSARGLVLSVADLEAARAELTARGVEVGEIFHDASGEASYAETLARAPGLDPGRRDYASFASFADPDGNRWQLREVTAQG; translated from the coding sequence ATGGACATGAAGCTCGAGTCGATCGTGCTGCCCGTCGCCGACGTCGACCGCACGACGGCGTACTACGAGGCGCTGGGCTGGCGGGTGGACGCCGCTGAGCGCGCCGACGGCCTGCCGATCGTGCAGGTGACACCGCCGGGTTCGGCCTGTTCGGTCGTCTTCGGCGTGGGCCTCGCCGCCGGGGCTGCGGGCAGTGCACGAGGACTGGTGCTGAGCGTCGCCGATCTCGAAGCGGCGCGCGCCGAGCTGACCGCCCGCGGCGTGGAGGTCGGCGAGATCTTCCACGACGCATCCGGGGAGGCGTCGTACGCGGAGACGCTCGCTCGGGCCCCCGGGCTCGACCCCGGGCGCCGCGATTACGCCTCGTTCGCCTCGTTCGCGGATCCGGATGGGAACCGTTGGCAGCTCCGCGAGGTCACGGCGCAGGGATGA
- a CDS encoding enoyl-CoA hydratase/isomerase family protein — protein sequence MTVSVVQVHSPVSAVVVGRLGHLSLNRPDSINAIDLEMMHAMTETLDAWATDDAVDAVLLDGVGDYGFCAGGDFREILARAAEGMTIGTVFFRDEYRLIAKLAEYPKPVVSIMHGMTMGGGISLAGHASVRVVTDQVRLGQPETGYGFVPDGGATWRLARTPGEIGTYLALNSIDLTAADAVALGFADVIVPSERIGELTAALGDAASPEETVRRFATEAGPSPVLARRDWIDACYSADTVRDILERLWAFANGDEVEGLRAPDSADPDAAANAADAADTLLRLSPTALVATLRSVRAARDGESLRDALERELRLARWFTTQPDLFTGVQALVAQNTDSLHQASVPDWKPADLDDVDLIDIVAAMEMPLRHSVFPRGLGIPEEGADAE from the coding sequence GTGACCGTTAGCGTGGTGCAGGTGCACTCTCCTGTCAGCGCCGTCGTCGTGGGGCGACTCGGCCATCTGAGCCTCAACCGTCCCGACTCGATCAACGCGATCGACCTCGAGATGATGCATGCCATGACCGAGACGCTCGACGCGTGGGCGACCGACGACGCCGTCGACGCGGTGCTGCTGGACGGCGTGGGCGACTACGGGTTCTGCGCGGGCGGCGACTTCCGCGAGATCCTGGCGCGTGCGGCCGAGGGCATGACCATCGGCACGGTCTTCTTCCGCGACGAGTACCGGCTGATCGCGAAGCTCGCCGAATACCCGAAGCCGGTCGTGTCGATCATGCACGGCATGACCATGGGCGGCGGCATCTCCCTGGCCGGCCACGCATCCGTGCGGGTCGTCACCGACCAGGTGCGGCTCGGCCAGCCCGAGACCGGCTACGGCTTCGTGCCCGACGGCGGTGCGACGTGGCGGCTCGCCCGCACCCCCGGCGAGATCGGCACCTATCTGGCGTTGAACTCCATCGACCTCACCGCGGCGGATGCGGTCGCCCTCGGCTTCGCCGACGTGATCGTGCCGAGCGAGCGCATCGGCGAACTGACTGCCGCGCTCGGCGACGCCGCCTCACCGGAAGAGACGGTGCGACGGTTCGCGACGGAAGCCGGGCCGTCGCCCGTGCTCGCCCGGCGCGACTGGATCGACGCGTGCTATTCGGCCGACACCGTGCGGGACATCCTCGAGCGTCTGTGGGCGTTCGCGAACGGCGACGAGGTCGAAGGTCTCCGCGCCCCCGACTCCGCCGATCCCGACGCGGCCGCGAACGCCGCCGACGCAGCCGACACGCTGCTGCGGCTCTCGCCGACCGCGCTCGTGGCGACTCTGCGATCGGTGCGCGCCGCCCGCGACGGAGAATCGCTGCGCGATGCACTCGAGCGCGAACTGCGTCTCGCCCGGTGGTTCACCACGCAGCCCGACCTCTTCACCGGGGTGCAGGCGCTGGTGGCCCAGAACACCGATTCGCTGCACCAGGCGTCGGTGCCCGACTGGAAGCCGGCCGACCTGGACGACGTCGACCTGATCGACATCGTCGCCGCGATGGAGATGCCGCTGCGCCACAGCGTGTTCCCACGTGGGCTGGGCATTCCCGAGGAGGGTGCCGACGCCGAGTAG
- a CDS encoding flotillin family protein, protein MFDPLLTQIIAVVAIVIAVLALLTFIARRIRRVPPNEALVIVGRGAGRLAPGEAPISQRVVIGGRTFIWPILQQGFAISLEQRQIGITVEGVDKNRIKIAIKASINFKVNGTEDGVRRAAQRFLSQQDLLTEIIKESLEGSLRSIVGDMTIEQIISDRKGLSDRVVTETKADLAEQGLQVDLLNISDISTPGSDYLANLGRAEAARARQVAEVSEAEAARASEFARIEAAEQIAERQKALSLKQATIKAETDRANAEAEAAGQLAKAEQDKLVAVQERDALSEQALVTQERLDIEIRKPAEAEAYAEVQRATAQRDAANAATEADAYKRTKIAEANKVAAVQDAEAAATAVRFAGEAERDRQVALAAGIRADGEARAAAVQAEGIAEAAATDAKAEALKKYGEAALAQEIISRLPEIIRAAAEPISSIDKLTVISTDGASAVTKTVGQVLGEGTEVVKSLTGLDVSAVLAGLAGSQLARPSGDARD, encoded by the coding sequence ATGTTCGACCCCCTGCTCACCCAGATCATCGCGGTCGTCGCGATCGTCATCGCCGTCCTGGCGCTGCTGACGTTCATCGCACGCCGCATCCGCCGCGTCCCTCCGAACGAGGCCCTCGTCATCGTCGGCCGCGGCGCCGGTCGCCTCGCGCCCGGCGAAGCCCCCATCAGCCAGCGGGTGGTGATCGGCGGCCGCACGTTCATCTGGCCGATCCTGCAGCAGGGCTTCGCGATCTCGCTCGAACAGCGCCAGATCGGCATCACCGTCGAGGGCGTCGACAAGAACCGCATCAAGATCGCGATCAAGGCCTCGATCAACTTCAAGGTCAACGGCACGGAAGACGGCGTGCGGCGCGCGGCCCAGCGATTCCTGTCGCAGCAGGACCTGCTGACCGAGATCATCAAGGAGTCGCTCGAGGGCTCGCTGCGCTCCATCGTCGGCGACATGACGATCGAGCAGATCATCTCCGACCGCAAGGGCCTCTCGGACCGGGTCGTCACCGAGACCAAGGCCGATCTCGCCGAGCAGGGCCTGCAGGTCGACCTGCTGAACATCTCCGACATCTCGACCCCCGGCAGCGACTACCTCGCGAACCTGGGTCGTGCCGAGGCCGCCCGCGCCCGTCAGGTCGCCGAGGTCTCCGAGGCCGAGGCCGCGCGCGCCAGCGAGTTCGCCCGCATCGAGGCTGCCGAGCAGATCGCCGAACGTCAGAAGGCGCTGAGCCTGAAGCAGGCCACGATCAAGGCCGAGACCGACCGGGCCAACGCCGAAGCCGAGGCCGCCGGTCAGCTCGCGAAGGCCGAACAGGACAAGCTCGTCGCCGTGCAGGAGCGCGACGCGCTCTCCGAGCAGGCGCTCGTCACCCAGGAACGGCTCGACATCGAGATCCGCAAGCCCGCCGAAGCCGAGGCGTACGCCGAGGTGCAGCGCGCGACCGCGCAGCGCGACGCTGCGAACGCGGCCACCGAGGCCGATGCGTACAAGCGCACCAAGATCGCCGAGGCGAACAAGGTCGCCGCCGTGCAGGACGCCGAGGCGGCGGCCACCGCCGTGCGCTTCGCCGGTGAGGCCGAGCGCGACCGCCAGGTCGCCCTCGCCGCCGGTATCCGCGCCGACGGCGAGGCGCGCGCCGCCGCCGTGCAGGCCGAGGGCATCGCCGAGGCCGCGGCGACCGACGCCAAGGCCGAGGCGCTGAAGAAGTACGGCGAGGCCGCGCTCGCGCAGGAGATCATCTCGCGGCTGCCCGAGATCATCCGTGCGGCCGCCGAGCCGATCAGCTCCATCGACAAGCTCACCGTCATCTCGACCGACGGCGCCAGCGCCGTCACGAAGACGGTCGGCCAGGTGCTCGGCGAGGGAACCGAGGTCGTCAAGTCGCTCACCGGGCTCGACGTCAGTGCGGTGCTCGCGGGCCTCGCGGGCAGCCAGCTCGCCCGGCCGTCGGGCGACGCGCGCGACTGA
- a CDS encoding NfeD family protein — MSAPPGRFALPESDPPVLLPFLIVGGLGLVLLVISLVLGDVLDHLDVGDGFLSGTALSVGLVVFGASGMLTASFGWDLVWAYVLAVALALVAYLVSLLAIRSLTRSSDGVPASAVGLAGVTTAPVGPSGGEVSLDGPGELERRLAFSDQEIESGVRIRVVEHDGARVKVVPA; from the coding sequence GTGAGTGCACCCCCCGGCCGCTTCGCCCTGCCTGAAAGTGACCCGCCTGTGCTGCTGCCCTTCCTCATCGTCGGAGGCCTCGGCCTCGTGCTGCTCGTGATCTCGCTCGTCCTCGGCGACGTGCTCGACCATCTCGACGTGGGCGACGGATTCCTGTCCGGCACGGCGCTGTCCGTCGGCCTCGTGGTGTTCGGCGCGTCGGGTATGCTGACCGCCTCGTTCGGGTGGGACCTCGTCTGGGCGTACGTGCTCGCCGTGGCGCTCGCCCTCGTCGCCTACCTCGTCAGCCTGCTCGCGATCCGCAGCCTCACCCGGTCGAGCGACGGCGTGCCCGCATCCGCGGTCGGTCTCGCCGGCGTCACGACCGCCCCCGTAGGGCCGTCCGGCGGAGAGGTCAGCCTCGACGGCCCCGGCGAACTCGAACGTCGCCTCGCCTTCTCCGATCAGGAGATCGAATCGGGTGTGCGCATCCGCGTCGTCGAGCACGACGGTGCGCGGGTCAAGGTCGTCCCCGCGTAG
- a CDS encoding bifunctional 3'-5' exonuclease/DNA polymerase yields the protein MVGDLEPGRVGLFDPDAEGGGGARGAMLADGEAAELPALVAGFERLRPRWVWSDTRRWAPQLLAAGVRVERCHDLRLCGAILEWSTDAEASRAEHPDRPLWLARGPAELAADATPGATPPSAGAAVPADRPALFELDELERHDDRDAAGGASDRFEGATPHQLAGEHDRQLAIVAGSARPARLRLLLAAESAGALIGAELSAAGVPWDAATHDRVLADALGPRPRPGAKPARMEELAARVRAELDAPTLNLDSQVDLLRGLRAAGIRVDSTARWELREHDHPAIAPLLAYKRLARLLSANGWSWLETWVVDGRFRPDYVPGGTATGRWATSGGGALQLPKQIRSAVIADPGWTLVVADAAQLEPRVLAAMAGDLRMAEAARGRDIYRGIVDAGVVAARDEAKVALLGAMYGATTGESGRLVPRLARGFPRAMALVDRAAAAGERGARVTTLLGRSSPLPPATWRATQARATEPEATAQDERRARSSARDWGRFTRNFVVQGTAAEWALCWMAGVRSRLAQLGDVGERADASPPATASGPVFARRPHLVYYLHDEIIVHTPAELADEVALAVRDSAAEAGRLLFGEFPVDFPLDLAIVPSYAEADG from the coding sequence ATGGTCGGCGACCTCGAGCCCGGCCGGGTCGGCCTCTTCGATCCCGACGCCGAGGGGGGCGGCGGTGCGCGCGGGGCGATGCTCGCCGACGGCGAGGCGGCGGAGCTTCCGGCGCTCGTCGCCGGATTCGAGCGGCTCCGCCCCCGTTGGGTGTGGAGCGATACGCGGCGCTGGGCGCCGCAGCTGCTCGCCGCCGGGGTACGCGTCGAACGCTGCCACGATCTGCGACTCTGCGGGGCGATCCTCGAATGGTCGACCGACGCCGAGGCGTCCCGGGCGGAGCATCCCGATCGTCCGCTCTGGCTCGCCCGCGGTCCCGCCGAGCTCGCCGCCGACGCGACCCCCGGCGCGACCCCGCCGTCGGCGGGCGCGGCCGTGCCCGCCGACCGGCCGGCGCTGTTCGAACTCGACGAGCTCGAACGGCACGACGACCGCGATGCGGCGGGCGGGGCATCCGACCGGTTCGAGGGCGCGACCCCGCATCAGCTCGCCGGCGAGCACGACCGACAGCTCGCGATCGTCGCCGGCAGTGCGCGCCCGGCGCGGCTGCGTCTGCTGCTCGCCGCCGAATCGGCGGGCGCGCTGATCGGCGCCGAGCTGAGCGCCGCCGGCGTGCCGTGGGATGCGGCGACCCACGATCGGGTGCTCGCCGATGCGCTCGGTCCGCGCCCGCGGCCCGGGGCGAAGCCGGCCCGCATGGAGGAGCTGGCGGCGCGGGTGCGCGCGGAACTCGACGCGCCGACGCTGAACCTCGACTCCCAGGTCGACCTCCTGCGCGGACTGCGTGCGGCAGGTATCCGGGTCGACTCGACCGCTCGATGGGAGCTGCGCGAGCACGACCATCCCGCGATCGCGCCCCTGCTCGCGTACAAACGGCTCGCACGACTGCTGAGCGCGAACGGGTGGAGCTGGCTCGAGACCTGGGTCGTCGATGGGCGATTCCGCCCCGACTACGTGCCCGGCGGCACCGCGACGGGCCGGTGGGCGACCTCGGGCGGGGGAGCCCTGCAGCTGCCGAAGCAGATCCGTTCCGCCGTGATCGCCGACCCCGGCTGGACCCTCGTCGTGGCCGACGCCGCCCAGCTCGAGCCGCGTGTGCTCGCCGCGATGGCGGGGGATCTGCGCATGGCCGAGGCGGCACGCGGGCGGGACATCTACCGCGGGATCGTCGACGCGGGGGTCGTCGCCGCACGCGACGAGGCGAAGGTCGCACTGCTCGGGGCGATGTACGGTGCGACCACCGGCGAGAGCGGCCGGCTGGTGCCGCGGCTCGCGCGCGGGTTCCCGCGCGCGATGGCCCTCGTCGACCGGGCCGCGGCCGCGGGCGAGCGCGGCGCGCGGGTCACCACCCTGCTCGGTCGCTCGTCGCCGCTGCCGCCCGCGACCTGGCGTGCGACGCAGGCTCGGGCGACCGAACCCGAGGCCACCGCACAGGACGAGCGGCGGGCGAGGTCGTCGGCGCGCGATTGGGGCCGGTTCACGCGCAACTTCGTCGTGCAGGGCACCGCCGCCGAGTGGGCGCTCTGCTGGATGGCGGGCGTGCGCTCCCGGCTCGCGCAGCTGGGCGACGTCGGGGAACGAGCGGATGCCTCGCCGCCGGCGACGGCGTCGGGGCCGGTGTTCGCCCGGCGCCCCCACCTCGTGTACTACCTGCACGACGAGATCATCGTGCACACGCCCGCGGAGCTCGCCGACGAGGTCGCCCTGGCGGTGCGCGACTCCGCGGCCGAGGCGGGGCGCCTGCTGTTCGGCGAGTTCCCGGTCGACTTCCCGCTCGACCTGGCGATCGTGCCGAGCTACGCCGAAGCCGACGGTTGA